tccagcaacactatgggccggtacgcggacggcgagtccgcggggcgcccctccttcttcagcaggacgagcttcccggtcttccacggtgccgggaactcgcccctctctatgcacgcgttgtagagccccagtagtcggggctcgagggcctctcgagccaggacccacgctcggcctggaatgccgtcgggccctggggacctaacctaacctaacctaacctaacctaacctaacctaacctaacctaacctaacctaacctaacctaacctaacctaacctaacctaacctaacctaacctaaccgaGTACTCACTAAATAGTGACACGGCACACATATAGCTCCGCGTTAAAAATTCCTTATTCGGGAAATCCGTGAGCTAGGCGTGTAAAAAGTGTTGTCAGTGATAGTTAAGTGTACAATTCACCTCATCCATTGTGGGCAAAGTGATCCTCCATCAGGTTTGGGAGTTATTAACCCTCAAACTTGGCAGAGGATAGCCACCAAACGGCTTCAACTACCACCAAGCCACAAACAACATCACATCAAGCCCTACATCCTCTACCTGCCGGTACCACCAACATCAAAATCGGCGAAGGATTCAGGAAGTTACTAACATCCAAACTTTCAAAAACCACGCGGTCTCCACCACGTGCTACACAAAGGTTAAGTACTAGCCACATTACATACTTAGGTTAAGTACTAGCCAACACACCACGTGTTTCCACAAGCGGTGACATCAACATCACCTGTCACAACTGTCAACTGTCATCTGTCAGTTGTGTCAGTGTCAACCCCAACCAGCTGTCAACAGTGTCAAGCTGTCAACAGTGTCAAAGCTGTCATCAGTGTCACAACTGTCACCAGCGACACCTCAGTCACCACCCACCCACCATCACCACCAGGAGACCGAGGACAGGGCTCCTCACCATCATCAACCAACATCAGGAGAGATCCAGAGCCAGAGCTACACCATCATCAAGGTACTGCTCGAGGATCCCATCCTTAAAAAAAATTCCACCACCACACCCACATACTATCCAACAAACaccaactaaaaaaaaaaaaagggtatCCTCAACCCCCAACCCCCACACCCCCCACCACTCCTCAACAAACCTCTCCCCCTCCGGGCCCAAATTCTAACCCGAGGTACTCAGACCACATGTGTCTGGGCTCCTCATAATCAGGAAGTCTTCCCCCATCTTCAGACTTCAACTGATTCCGGACCCCCCCCTCCAAACCCCCCTACCACCTACCCCACCCCCCTCACCCTAAAACCCAAAACCTCTACCAATCGTCTCCACACGAGACCtcccccccctcccccctcaAAAATTTTACCTCACCCCCCCTGGGTCTAACTTCTGAACCAAGGGACCTAGACCCCTAGTGTTTGGGCTCCCCTTCATCAGGAGACCAAGCCCCATCCTTTGGCCCCAACAGTTTCCAGTTTCCCCCCCCACCCCCCTGAACCACTTACCTCACCCCCCTCACCCTAAAATCCAAAACCCCCACCAATCGTCTCCACACGAGAcctccccccccccctccccctcaaAAATTTTTCCTCACCCCCCCTGGGCCTAACTCCTGAACCGAGGGACCTAGACCCCCCGTGTTTGGGCTCCTCTTCATCAGGAAACCAAGCCCCATCCTTTGGCTCCAACAGTTTCCAGTTTCCCCCCCCTCACCCTTGAGTGACCTACCTCACCCCCCTCACCCTTAAATCCAAAACCCCCACCAATCGTCTCCACACGAGACCtcccccccctcccccctcaAAAATTTACCTCACCCCCCCTGTGTTTAACTTCTGAACCAAGGGTCCTAGACCCCCCGAGTTTGGGCTCCCCTTCTTCAGGAAGTCAAGCTCTATCTTTTGACTCCAACAGATTTTAGATACCTCCCACCCCCTCCCCAAAAAACCCAAAAAACCTCCCAACTCCTAACCGAGGGATTTAAACCCCCCGTGTTTGGTTTCCCTTAACTCAGGAAGCCGAGCTCTATCCTCAGGCCTCTTCAGTTTCCCCCTCCTACCCAAACCAACACCCCTCCTAAAGGCCAAACCTGAACTAAGGTCCTAACATCACCTTCTTCTTGGGTTATTGATACAGGATTCCAAAGACCATCTCTTTGGTTCCTTAGATATCCTAACACCCAACCCTCTTAGACCTTAGTTTCCACCGCCGCCCCCCTCCCCCAATCCCATAACCCCCAACCCCCCGAAGTTCCCACCCTTTTTCCCTCCCTTAGCCAAACAACCCCTTTTACCTTTTTTCCCCCTCGGGCATACCTCGCAACAGGAGATCTATACCCGAGGAAGGAACAAACCTATCAGACAACACAAAGTCAGACCATCGACAACACGCCAACTGCGTACTCCTCTACTGACTAACTAAAACCAACATCAACTACAAACACAATATGTCTTCGACATCAAAATCGGCCAACACATACGTCGTCAAGGACGTCAAAGAAAAGGCCAACCCACCCAAGACCAAAAAGGGCCCAAGCTCCCAAAAGGCAGCATCCACATCAGCCGCCCCCAAAACCTACACTCGCTCACTGAGGGAGAAGGTGCTTGCCAAAAGCGCTCAGGCTGTCTCCGTGAGCTCAATGTCTCATGAAGAGAGCGAGCCACTAGAGGCAGTCATCGAGAGAGTGGAAGCCCTACACCCATTAGAGACACAGATGGGACCACAAGAGAAGGTCGAGATGTGGAAACAAGGAGAGGAAGACCTACCACCAAGACCCATACAGTCGGAAGACGAAGAGGGTTCTATGGTCTCCGCATCCGACTCCATTCTCTCAGACGTCTCCAAACTAAGCGGGCACCTGCGATCCGGCAGAAAAAGCCTCCTCCTCACCACCTGCAGAGGCACCGGCATCGAGATGGACGCCGCCAACAAAGCAGCCAACACCATGCTGTTAAAAGGGAAGGAAGCCTTAGAGCAGGCTGGTAACATGAAGAAGGAGTGCAAACTTATAGCACTGGACTCCCTTCAATCCCTATATGAGACAGTGCTCTCACTATCTGACTCCAGGTCAAGACACAAATACAACCTGGAGAAAGAGAGATCGCGCCACGCACAAGAGCTGGTGCGCATCGAGAGGGCCCACAGCAGGGAGATTACCAAGCTTACCGAGGCACTGCTCCAAACCCGACAACAGGTGGAGGACACTCACAAGGAGGCAAAAGACATAAGGCAGTGGCTAGAGTTCGAAACAGTCGAACCGCACAGACACATTGCCGAACTGTCCAAAGCCACCAAGGAGCTGGACTCAAAATTCAACAAACTGACTGACACAGTACAAACGTACTGTAAAAACGACACCACTGGCGCCCAGCTGGAACCCCTCAGCAGCAAGCTTCGAGGCATAGAAGCTAACATGAAACAAGTCCAAGAACAGCTGGACGAGCTGAGGAGGGCCACAAACAAAATCGAGGAGAAAACCTCGACAGTCGGCCAAACACTGCTACAACATCTAAGCAGTGAACCAACACAGGCACCACCAAATCACCCACAACTTGAGGAGGATCTCAAGTCCCTCTCCAATAAACTAGAGGACTTGTCAACAAAAATCACCCTCGCCCACAACACTCCTATAGCACCACCAAGAGTGGAAATCGGCGAACACCTCAAGCCGATCACCGAGAGGCTGAAATCAGTGTCCTCGGACCTCAAGACCCTCAAGGAGCAAAAGGAGAAGGAGGCACCACCACCCAGCATCAGCCTAGGAGCAGAGATGGCACTGGCGGAGATGATGAAGACACAGGCAAGCGCAAAACCTACATACGCGCAAGCCGCAGCTAAAAAGCCACCAACCCCACCAAGGAGGCCAAACCACAGTCTCATAATCTCGTCAGCTGACAAAACCCACACCAGCGAGACAATAGTCAAGACACTTCGCTCGGTAATCTGCCCTAAAACCACTGGAGCAAGAGTGGACAGggtgaaaaaagtaaaaaaccaaAAGGTTATTTTGACCTGCAACAACAAGGAGGATCTGGCTAAAATAAAGTCGAAGATCGACAAAAGCCAAACACTCAAGTCGGAGGAAGCCAGGACCAACAACCCCCTCATCATCATCAGGGATGTCATGGCCTACCACACAGACTCCGAACTAGTGGAGCACATCCTGGCTCAAAATCGCCAGATTCTCGAGGGAGTCGAGGCAAAGGAGCGCATCATCAAGGTGCGCTACAGGAAGAGGGCCCGAAACGCCCTGGAGTGCCACCCAGTGCTGGAAGTCTCCCCCCCCCTTCACAAAAACATCTTAGAGGCGGGAAAACTCTACATTGACCTCCAAAGGAGACCAGTGGCTGACCAGTCCCCTTTGGTACAGTGTACCAAATGCCTGGGATTCGGGCACACAAAAACACTGTGCCAGGAAAAGGAGGGGCACTGCAGCTACTGCGGCCTTAACCACACATGGGATGCATGCCCAGCCAAGAAAGAGGGCAAACCTCCTTCCTGCAGAAACTGCACCCGCACCAACAAATCAGCAGACCACCAGCAAAAACTTGACACTGCACACATAGCCTTCAGCAGTGAATGCGCAGAAAGGGTTAAATGGGACGCCATAGCGCGCTCCAAAATATCCTACCTTTGCTAAGGTGGCCCCAACCTCACCCACTCCATCAGTGGACACATCcactaaaatcaaaatcatcCAAGCCAACCTCCAACGGTCACAACTGGCAACTGCCGAGCTGCTACAAGTGGCACAGGATCGGGGAATCTCGATAGCCCTAGTACAGGAACCCTACGTAGGTAGTACAGGCATCCTAAAACAACACCCAGGCACAAGAGTCATCCAGTGCACCCTGAACCGCAGAAAACCAAACAAAGCAGCAGTCATCGTCTTCGGCGACAACCTGGAGGTTATTCATGACCCCCAACTAGTCACTGAGACGGAAGCGGCAGTTTTGATCGTGGCAGGAACAATCAAGCTTGGAATAATCTCACTATATTATGAGGGAGACCAAGAAATTGAGCCCTACATCAACCGCACCAAAAGCCTTATAGGCAAACTTAAAACAACACACAACATCGTCGCGGGAGATGTCAACGCCTGGAGTCACTGGTGGGGAAGCTCTTCTGAAGACCCAAGAGGAGCAGCCTACAGTTCATTCCTTGACCAGATGGACCTACACATCCTGAACACAGGAGACACACCAACCTTCGAAACCAACAGGAGAGGCAGACTCTACACCAGCATAGTCGACGTGACAGCCTGTAGCCAGCCACTCCTAGGCAAAATAGAAGATTGGAGAGTCAATAGAAGTCTCACAACTTCAGACCACAACGCCATCACCTTCACACTGCGAGTAGAGGGGACCCTTAAACCCTTAACCCCTCAAACAACTCGCATCTACAACACCAAGAAGGCAAATTGGTCAGACTTCACACTCCAACTCAAAACCAGCCTGGCGGAGAAAAACATCACTCCACAAACAATTGAAGGCATCATCACACCATCATCTCTTGAGTCCATACTGGAATCCTACATCACAACCATCAAAGACACTTGTGATAAAACAATACCAAAAGTAGGATCCAACAAAAGGAACCCAACACCACCGTGGTGGACACAGTCTCTGGGACAACTTAAACAAGAAGTCCTCAGGAAAAAGAGACGCATCCGCAACGCGGCACCCATCAGGCGACAGCACGTCATCGACGAGTACCAGTGCGCCAAAAACATCTACAAAACCAAAGCCGAAGAGGCACAAACTTCCAGTTGGAAGGAATTCTGTAAGTCACAGGAGAAAGAGAGCATGTGGGACGGCATCTACAGAGTCATCAGGAAAACCGCGAGGCGTCAGGACGACACCCTCCTCCGGAACACCGAAGGAGAAACACTCAGCCCGGAAGACTCCGCGGAACTCCTTGGTAAAACATTCTACCCAGATGACACCACAAACACCGACTCCCCATACCACACTCAACTCCGAGCAATCACCAGCAGCAACCAACACCGGGAAACCTCCCACAACATACCAGATGATCCGCCATTCACAATGGCGGAACTGGACACTGTGCTTTCTACACTAAACCCAAAGAAAGCCCCTGGTCCAGATGGCCTCACAGCCGACATCTGCACAGCAGCCATCACATGCGGTAAGGAACTGTTCTTGGCGATAGCAAACAAGTGCTTGTCGCTAGAATACTTCCCAATCCCGTGGAAAAAGGCCCACGTAATCATCCTTAGGAAACCCGGCAAGGAAGACTACACCCACCCAAAGTCCTACAGACCCATAGGCCTCCTAGCAGTTTTCGGCAAAATTGTCGAGAAACTCATGATAAGGAGAACCCTATGGCACATCCAACCAACACTCAACAACAACCAGTATGGTTTCATGCCCGGGCGCGGGACAGAGGACGCCCTCTACAATCTAGTGGATCACATCAGAGAGGAAATCAAGCAAAAGAAGATAGTACTCCTAATCTCACTGGACATAGAAGGGGCGTTCGACAACGCGTGGTGGCCAGCACTTAAACACCAACTGGGAAGGAAGAAGTGCCCAAACAACATATACAACATGATCGGCTCTTATCTACAAGACCGAAAAATCACAGTCAACTATGCTAGGGCAACCTACACAAAAGGCACCACCAAGGGATGTGTCCAAGGCTCCATCGGAGGACCCACATTCTGGAACATCATCCTGGACTCGCTACTCCACCAACTCACCAGCGAGGGTACCTACTGCCAAGCATTTGCTGACGACGTGGTCCTACTATTCTCAGACCACTCCTCAACCACCATCCAACATCAAGCAAACCAAACCCTGCAATCAGTAGTGGAATGGGgtcaacaaaacaaacttcaCTTCGCCGCGCACAAGACCAGCGCCATGGTTCTAACCAAGAAGCTCAAGTTTGACCCCCCCCAAATCTACATGTCAGGTAAGGCCATCAGCTTAGTGGAAGAGGTCAAAATTCTAGGTCTCATCATCAACCGCCCCCTAACCTTCACCACACATGTAGCCGCCACTTGTAAAAAAGCGGCGGACATCTACAAACAACTAGCGTGTGCAGCAAAGGTAACCTGGGGCCTCAACAGCGAGATCATCAGGACCATCTACATCGCGGTCATAGAGCCGATCATCCTGTACGCCTCAAGCGTATGGGCTCCGGCAACTGAGCTCAACAAGGTACAAGATACCCTCAACTCCATCCAAAGAGGCTTTGCCCTCAAAATCTGCAAGGCCTACAGGACAGTGTCACTGACATCAGCCCTCGCCCTAACAGGAATCCTACCTATAGATCTTAGGATCCAAGAGGCAGCCAGCTTCTACAAAACCAAAAAGGGTCTTAGCCAAGACTACATACCACCGGgaaaggagctggaacatgggACCGGCAATCTTCGCCCACTCCACCCATCCAAACTTCCACCAATTAAGTTTGAGCTCCTGGAGGACATGGAACCCCACACCATCACCACCCACCAAATCACCGGCCCTCAAATCTACACCGACGGCAGCAAAATTGAGGGAAAAACCGGAGCAGCCCTAACATGGTGGGAAAAAGGTAAAGAAACCCATAACTCCATTTTCAGTCTTGGCTGCTTCTGCACCGTGTTCCAGGCCGAACTATTCGCCCTTCACAAGGCAATAGAAATGGCAAATACCAGCAAGGAGCCAGTGGTGAACATCCTGAGCGACTCCAGATCATCACTGGAGCTGCTACAATCATCAACCACCACCAGCACCCTAGCTACCACCATCAAACAACACATAGCAGAGGCAACAGCCGAGGGGAGAGCAATCAGGCTCTTCTGGCTAAGGGCCCATGCTGGCACTCCAGGTAACGAGAGAGCAGACGAGCTAGCAAAGCTAGGAGCTCTGTCCAAAAACCAACATACACAACCAGTGGATTATGACAAAGTCCCACTGTCCTTCGCCAGGAGGAAAATCCGAGAGGAATCCGTCCGGAAATGGCAGGACAGATACAACTCATCAACCACAGGAGCTACCACAAAAAGGTTTCTTCCAGAGGTCAACACAGCCTACCGGTTCAACAGGGAAACACCAATAACACCAATCCACGTGCAAGCCTTCACAGGCCACGGCGGCATAGCGGAGTACCTACACCGGTTTAAACTAAAATCGAGCCCAGACTGCGAATGCGAAGAGGGAGCAATAGAGACAGTATGGCATATTATACTAGAATGTCCACGCTTCCTAGCACATCGCACTGAGCTCGAGATTAAACTCGGCATCAAATTAACATCTACAAACCTCCCATCACTTCTTCACCAGAAGGAAACAGGAAGACCCTTTTTGGACTACATCGAGAAGATCTTCAAGGTAGCCCACAGGAGAAACAGTAGTGAGGAAGGAGGCGCATCGTCGCACCCCACACTAAACTCTCAACCACCACCACTACAGGTCACGGAGTTACCACCAACCTCCAACCTTCAAACTAATTTAACAACATCCATAACCAAACTGCTGAGAGAGGGACAAACGGGAGCCCCCGGCCTGAGAACCAGGAATGTGGTACTCTTCATGAACACCAATTATGAGCGTCTGGGGATAGGCTTCTGCTACTCCTCAGGCCCCAACAGAGTCGCCATATCACCTGGGGTAGCCCTACAACTAAAAGGCAGCACCACTAAAAATACCATCAAAAGGAAAAGGTTCGACGCCCTAGGAGAACTGGAAGTCGCGGGTCTACACACAAGAGTAGCCCGCACCAACAACAAAACCATCCTGCTATTCGACAGAATAGCAGACATCACCCAGTTCACCCAAGCGTGTCAGCTGCTACTAACAATAGCTCAAACCAGTGACCCCACCACCAACACACCGCGCATCATCAGCGTGGACTCGATGGTCATTGGCTTTGACAGAGGACAGGCAGCGGAGTACCTTGGCTGTGTAGAGGCCTCCAAACACCACGAGGTCGTGGTCTACGAAGGTAGGGGACAAAACCTCAACTTTCTCAAGACCAACACACAGCAATCTGCACCAACACCTCCATCACCACAACAACCAACAGCTTCATCTCCAGCGCTCAGCGGCTCGGAGATACTTCAGCAGAAGCTGGAAAAGAGCTTAGCAGCAACTAAACCCACCATCAAAACAACTCCCATACCAACCTACCTTAAATTCCTCCCAGTAACACTGGGAGCAGCCCTCTATAGAGCACCACAGGCCCTCCGCCAAAAATTACTCCCAGGAAGACCTTCTATTTCGTCTTACTACAACACAAATCAAAGCCCCCATCATCCCATTCCACAACCAAGCAACCAACCAACAGCCCCCACCAACATCAGGACCAGGGCACAAATGGGACAAATCCAGGCGCCAAGACTCATAAAGGTCGTCAACAAAGTGGACCACATGGTCAACTCCTTCATCGAGTACGTGGCCATACTTCAAGCCACAAAAACCCTCAAAACAGCAGCTTGCAAAAAAATACTGGAACTACCCCAGTACAAAAGCGAGCAGCTGGTGAAGGACATGCTCGAGGAACATGAGGCCACCATCTACAATAATGACACCCACCAAGTCATACAAGGAGTCCCTATGACCCAACACATGGCAGCATACAACGCCACAGCGGGCATAGTCTTCTTAGACGAAATTGAGTCTAGGCAAGGCACAACATCCTACCAAACCCCACCCGAGGACCCCATCGTGGTAACAACCAAAGACACGAAGATCTGGCTCGAGGATAGGATCCTGGAGAAAGCCAGCTCTCTAACACAGGAGGATCCCTACAACAACTGGGAACTACCAACCATCACCTGGGTCAACGGAGTTCCAGGGTGCGGTAAAACCACCTGGATTATAAACAATTTCAACCATCAAACAGACTTCATCACCACCACAACAACAGAGTCTAAAAATGAGTTGAGGGAGAGGATTAGTCAACGGCAAGGAGCAGAGGCAGCGGAGAGGATTCGCACAATGGCCTCCATTCTCGCGAATGGAGTAAAGGACCAGGACCGGAGCAGTTGCAGCCGCATCATAGTTGATGAGGCTCTAATGAACCACTTCGGCTCAATCATCATGGTCGTGCGCCAACTCAAAGCCACCCAATTACTACTCATCGGGGACATCAACCAACTTCCCTACATCGACCGTGACAACCTCTTCAAACTACATTACTACAGACCATATCATCTAACACCTATCACAAAGGAGCTGCTGTGCACACACAGGTGTCCTGTAGACGTGGCATACGCCATGCAGGAAATCTACACAGGTGTGTACTCCTCAAGTAAGGTCATAAAGTCCTTACACATCTCCAGCTTCAGAGGAGCAGAGATCCCCAAAGACCAACCAAATACTCTCTACCTAACAAACACTCAGGTAGAGAAGGAAACCCTAAAACACCAGGGATATGGTAAGGGTGAGGGATCAAAAGTCCTAACTGTCCATGAGGCTCAAGGACTACAGCAGCCATCTGTCATCATGGTGAGGATGTCTACAAGAGACATTAAAATCTACCAGAGTGTCCCACATGCAGTGGTGGCGCTCTCAAGGCACACCAAATCACTCGTATACTACACCGACGGGGCAGACGACGCACTCAGTACTCTCATGAAGAAAGCCATCCGGCAGACTCCTACCGAGATTACTGAGTACAACACCAAAATGGCCATCTTAAACAGGGATAATAATATCATCTCCcagttaattaacaaaattggaCCACATcaacaaacaaatcaataaattaaggGGGAACCAAGAACCCCCAAAATCACTACAAAGTGCAGTCCACCAGCACTGTCAGTAGAGGATAAAcactacaaatatttcaatctcttcaacaaaataaatcaaaaaaaagGCATGGACCACGCGTCCATGGTGTTTCatttatttcccaaaaaaaaaaaaaaaaaaaaaaaaaaaaaaaaaaaaaaaaaaaaaaaaaaaaaaaaaaaaaaacctaacctaacctaacctaacctaacctttacACAGGTCGCTTGTCACACCTACTTGCCGTCGGAATCACACTTCCTTGCTCCGCATAACTAATTCATGAACtactcattaattattaatgtatgtatgtatatgctCGTCAGTTATTCTTCAACATTTCATCAATTATTCATCAATTGtagatctttttttttttttttccaccTTTTCAGtacttcattcattcattctatTATTCGTTCCATTCATTAATTTTGcaattcatacatttattattcatttcattcatttcgttcattacATTCAATTACGTGAACTCGTGTATGAACTTGGATTCGGActcggatacggatacggatgcGGTTTCTGTTTCTAATCTGGGTTCAAATACAGATTTGGATACTAATACGGATACGAATCCAAATCCGCATCCGTATCCGAGTCCTAGTCCGATTCCTAATCTAAATCCGAGTCCGAATCCGATATGGATTCGGATTGAATTTCGGATTCGGCTATGGATCC
This DNA window, taken from Anticarsia gemmatalis isolate Benzon Research Colony breed Stoneville strain chromosome 11, ilAntGemm2 primary, whole genome shotgun sequence, encodes the following:
- the LOC142976800 gene encoding uncharacterized protein LOC142976800, with amino-acid sequence MSSTSKSANTYVVKDVKEKANPPKTKKGPSSQKAASTSAAPKTYTRSLREKVLAKSAQAVSVSSMSHEESEPLEAVIERVEALHPLETQMGPQEKVEMWKQGEEDLPPRPIQSEDEEGSMVSASDSILSDVSKLSGHLRSGRKSLLLTTCRGTGIEMDAANKAANTMLLKGKEALEQAGNMKKECKLIALDSLQSLYETVLSLSDSRSRHKYNLEKERSRHAQELVRIERAHSREITKLTEALLQTRQQVEDTHKEAKDIRQWLEFETVEPHRHIAELSKATKELDSKFNKLTDTVQTYCKNDTTGAQLEPLSSKLRGIEANMKQVQEQLDELRRATNKIEEKTSTVGQTLLQHLSSEPTQAPPNHPQLEEDLKSLSNKLEDLSTKITLAHNTPIAPPRVEIGEHLKPITERLKSVSSDLKTLKEQKEKEAPPPSISLGAEMALAEMMKTQASAKPTYAQAAAKKPPTPPRRPNHSLIISSADKTHTSETIVKTLRSVICPKTTGARVDRVKKVKNQKVILTCNNKEDLAKIKSKIDKSQTLKSEEARTNNPLIIIRDVMAYHTDSELVEHILAQNRQILEGVEAKERIIKVRYRKRARNALECHPVLEVSPPLHKNILEAGKLYIDLQRRPVADQSPLRAPKYPTFAKVAPTSPTPSVDTSTKIKIIQANLQRSQLATAELLQVAQDRGISIALVQEPYVGSTGILKQHPGTRVIQCTLNRRKPNKAAVIVFGDNLEVIHDPQLVTETEAAVLIVAGTIKLGIISLYYEGDQEIEPYINRTKSLIGKLKTTHNIVAGDVNAWSHWWGSSSEDPRGAAYSSFLDQMDLHILNTGDTPTFETNRRGRLYTSIVDVTACSQPLLGKIEDWRVNRSLTTSDHNAITFTLRVEGTLKPLTPQTTRIYNTKKANWSDFTLQLKTSLAEKNITPQTIEGIITPSSLESILESYITTIKDTCDKTIPKVGSNKRNPTPPWWTQSLGQLKQEVLRKKRRIRNAAPIRRQHVIDEYQCAKNIYKTKAEEAQTSSWKEFCKSQEKESMWDGIYRVIRKTARRQDDTLLRNTEGETLSPEDSAELLGKTFYPDDTTNTDSPYHTQLRAITSSNQHRETSHNIPDDPPFTMAELDTVLSTLNPKKAPGPDGLTADICTAAITCGKELFLAIANKCLSLEYFPIPWKKAHVIILRKPGKEDYTHPKSYRPIGLLAVFGKIVEKLMIRRTLWHIQPTLNNNQYGFMPGRGTEDALYNLVDHIREEIKQKKIVLLISLDIEGAFDNAWWPALKHQLGRKKCPNNIYNMIGSYLQDRKITVNYARATYTKGTTKGCVQGSIGGPTFWNIILDSLLHQLTSEGTYCQAFADDVVLLFSDHSSTTIQHQANQTLQSVVEWGQQNKLHFAAHKTSAMVLTKKLKFDPPQIYMSGKAISLVEEVKILGLIINRPLTFTTHVAATCKKAADIYKQLACAAKVTWGLNSEIIRTIYIAVIEPIILYASSVWAPATELNKVQDTLNSIQRGFALKICKAYRTVSLTSALALTGILPIDLRIQEAASFYKTKKGLSQDYIPPGKELEHGTGNLRPLHPSKLPPIKFELLEDMEPHTITTHQITGPQIYTDGSKIEGKTGAALTWWEKGKETHNSIFSLGCFCTVFQAELFALHKAIEMANTSKEPVVNILSDSRSSLELLQSSTTTSTLATTIKQHIAEATAEGRAIRLFWLRAHAGTPGNERADELAKLGALSKNQHTQPVDYDKVPLSFARRKIREESVRKWQDRYNSSTTGATTKRFLPEVNTAYRFNRETPITPIHVQAFTGHGGIAEYLHRFKLKSSPDCECEEGAIETVWHIILECPRFLAHRTELEIKLGIKLTSTNLPSLLHQKETGRPFLDYIEKIFKVAHRRNSSEEGGASSHPTLNSQPPPLQVTELPPTSNLQTNLTTSITKLLREGQTGAPGLRTRNVVLFMNTNYERLGIGFCYSSGPNRVAISPGVALQLKGSTTKNTIKRKRFDALGELEVAGLHTRVARTNNKTILLFDRIADITQFTQACQLLLTIAQTSDPTTNTPRIISVDSMVIGFDRGQAAEYLGCVEASKHHEVVVYEGRGQNLNFLKTNTQQSAPTPPSPQQPTASSPALSGSEILQQKLEKSLAATKPTIKTTPIPTYLKFLPVTLGAALYRAPQALRQKLLPGRPSISSYYNTNQSPHHPIPQPSNQPTAPTNIRTRAQMGQIQAPRLIKVVNKVDHMVNSFIEYVAILQATKTLKTAACKKILELPQYKSEQLVKDMLEEHEATIYNNDTHQVIQGVPMTQHMAAYNATAGIVFLDEIESRQGTTSYQTPPEDPIVVTTKDTKIWLEDRILEKASSLTQEDPYNNWELPTITWVNGVPGCGKTTWIINNFNHQTDFITTTTTESKNELRERISQRQGAEAAERIRTMASILANGVKDQDRSSCSRIIVDEALMNHFGSIIMVVRQLKATQLLLIGDINQLPYIDRDNLFKLHYYRPYHLTPITKELLCTHRCPVDVAYAMQEIYTGVYSSSKVIKSLHISSFRGAEIPKDQPNTLYLTNTQVEKETLKHQGYGKGEGSKVLTVHEAQGLQQPSVIMVRMSTRDIKIYQSVPHAVVALSRHTKSLVYYTDGADDALSTLMKKAIRQTPTEITEYNTKMAILNRDNNIISQLINKIGPHQQTNQ